Proteins encoded within one genomic window of Catharus ustulatus isolate bCatUst1 chromosome 10, bCatUst1.pri.v2, whole genome shotgun sequence:
- the RAP2B gene encoding ras-related protein Rap-2b, translating to MREYKVVVLGSGGVGKSALTVQFVTGSFIEKYDPTIEDFYRKEIEVDSSPSVLEILDTAGTEQFASMRDLYIKNGQGFILVYSLVNQQSFQDIKPMRDQIIRVKRYERVPMILVGNKVDLEGEREVSFGEGKALAEEWSCPFMETSAKNKASVDELFAEIVRQMNYAAQPNGDEPCCASCAIL from the coding sequence ATGCGGGAGTACaaggtggtggtgctgggctcGGGCGGCGTGGGCAAGTCCGCCCTTACCGTGCAGTTCGTGACCGGCTCCTTCATCGAGAAGTATGACCCCACCATCGAGGACTTCTACCGCAAGGAGATCGAGGTGGACTCGTCGCCGTCCGTGCTGGAGATCCTGGACACGGCGGGCACCGAGCAGTTCGCCTCCATGCGGGACCTCTACATCAAGAACGGGCAGGGCTTCATCCTGGTGTACAGCCTGGTGAACCAGCAGAGCTTCCAGGACATCAAGCCCATGCGGGACCAGATCATCCGCGTCAAGAGGTACGAGCGGGTGCCCATGATCCTGGTGGGCAACAAGGTGGACCTGGAGGGCGAGCGCGAGGTCTCCTTCGGGGAGGGCAAGGCGCTGGCCGAGGAGTGGAGCTGCCCCTTCATGGAGACCTCGGCCAAAAACAAAGCCTCGGTGGACGAGCTGTTCGCCGAGATCGTCAGGCAGATGAACTACGCGGCGCAGCCCAACGGGGACGAGCCGTGCTGCGCCTCCTGCGCCATCCTCTGA